CGCTCGCCACCGACTCAGCGACTTGGCCTACTCGCCCGACGGCTCGACGGTCGCGATCGCCTACGAGAATGGAATTCTCGAACTCTGTCCCATCGACGCCAATCTCGACGACGCCCCCTCCTTCGGCCATCGCTCGCAGGTCTTCAAGGCCCACAATGGCGAAGTGCTGGCCGTCCGCTTCGTCAACTCGAAAAAGGTCGTCACCTGCGGCCAGGAAGGCAGGATTCGAATTTGGTCGCTCGGCGGTCGCGACACTCCCGATTTCAAAGTCACGAAGGATCATCTCCTTGAGTTCGACGTCTCTCCCGACGGCAAGAACCTTCTCTTTGTCGGCGACACCGGCTACATCGTCGCCGACGCCGAGCACGAAGAAGTGCGCTATCAGTACGCCCACGCCACGCGCAAACACAAGCTCTGCGCCTGGTCGCCGCGCAGCGATCGCTTTGCCGTCGGCTGCAAAGGCCCTAACCGGTTGCTGGTAGCGGGCGCCTCGGGACGCGTCCAGAAAAACCTGCCCATCGACGACGAGCCCCACGGCATCTGTTTCTCGCCGGACGGATCGACGGTGGCGGTCGTCATGGACCAACAACTAGATCTGTGGGAACCCCACACAGAGCGGAAAGCGGGGCAATGGAAACTGTCGCCCAAGTCACGGTGCGCGATCTTCACGCCCGACGGCAAAACGCTCATCGTCGGCGGTCACGAAGATGGCGTCACATTCATTCCGATGGATGGCCGCAAGTCGACGAGAACGATCCCCTGCAAGCTCGTTGACAGCGTGGCGCTCAGCCCCGACGGATCGCTGCTCGCCACCGGCCATCTCGACGGCGTGATTCGACTCTGGAACCTCGACAGCGACGCCCCGCCGGTAGAACTGGTGGCCCACCTCCGCTATGTCCGCAAACTCGCGTTCACGCGCGACGGCCGCACGCTCATCTCCGCGAGCGACGACGGCGCCATCCGACTCTGGTCCGTCGCCCATGGCCGCGGCTTCGGACCATTCGTGAAGCGCGCCCGCAACGGCTCCGCCGGCGCCGCGGGAATGTTCGGCCTGCCTGCCGACAATCGTTTTTTGGCAACGGCCTGCGAAACGACCAACCCCGATTCGCCCGCGATCGACATCTGGAACATCGAATGAGCCGCTGAAGCTCACCGGCAAGCGAAGTCGAGAATCTTGCTACGAACGCTGACGGAGGGGTGGCCGAAAATCGTTGCGGACGCCGCCGCTCCGATTTGCTATGGTGAGGATGGCCAGGGCGCTGCCGCGCGCCGGCCCAATCTTTGACAACCAAACGTCCCGAGCGCGCCTGCTTCAGCAGACGCGCAATCGACGCAGCAAACCAGTTGTCGCCTGTCGCCTGTCGCCTAGTGTCGCCTAGTGTCGCCTCGCGACATCAACCCAAACGCGACATTAGCCGCAAAGCACTGCACAAAAACAACTTACAACCATCGCTTAGTGTCGCCTAAAATCGCATTCGCGTCGAGAAGCAATGCGACACGACGCGACAAGAGAAGCCAGCAGGCGCCTCCAAGCTCAATCGGTACGTTGCGCATCAGCCCCCGGAGGGGGCGACATCATGTAGCCAGGGGCGCCAGCCCCTGGTTCGACGCATCCTAATTATCTGAAGCCCCGGAGGGGCGACACAGAACTCAACTTACTGCACGACTTCGGCCGCAATCGGCTTCGCCTTCAACGGCGCCGTCGCGATCCCGTACATGTTGTAGCCAAACGTCGCGCGATGCTTGTTGACCGAGCCGAGTTGCACGACCCGCGGCTCGCGGACTTCCTGCTTCCACACCGAAAACGTCATGTCGACGCTCTCGCCGGCGCCGGCGCCGAGTGCGAAGTTTTTGTGGTAGACCGACTTCGCTTCGTCGAGGCCGACGTCGACGCCCGTGTCGACGAAATCGTCCTTCAGCCACTGCGGCGGGTCCATGCTGTCGCTGTAGAAGACGTAGAAGTTCGCCGGCTGGCCCACGTCGACCCACACGGCAAGGTCTTCGTGAAACTTGTCGTCGTTGAACGGCATCACGTACTCGGCGCCCTCAAGATCGAGCGGCAGACCCTTGTCCGTCAGGCTGTTCCACTGATGATCGCGATCGACGAACGCCGGCGAGTCTTCATGCAAGCCCGACCGCACGATGCGGTAGAACTTGTTGCTGTCCCCCGCGCGAATGTTGTCGGTCACGTCGCGAATGATCGGCGTCTCGGGCCCGTCGCTCGGGCGCACTGAAGCCGACACCGGGAACCGATCGCTCGCGATCGCCATCACCCGATCGACGCGACCATTAGCGCCGACGCGGAGCGCTTCGCCTTTGTTCAACCGGCGTCGATCCGCATCGGCATCAGGCGAGCTGCCGTACTCCAAGTCGACGATCCCCTGGAACACGGCGACTTCGGTCTCGCCATCGTCTCCGATCGCAACGCCGAACTCCGTGCCGAGATCGATCACCCGCGCCGTCGGCGTGTCGATCGTAAAGCCGATGCCGGCCGCGCCGACGCGAGCTGAAATCGTGCCGCGATCGCTAAACATCGACTCGTGCGAGTTCACTTTGAAGTGAGCCGGGCCGATGACGACGACTTCCACGCCCGTGTCGAAGATGAGCTCGATCTGCCCCGAGCGGAGCGCGACCTCTTGGCCCACCTGCAAGCGGCTCAGTTCGGGAAACTCGCGTTCGTTTTCCCACACCGCGTCGATCGTCCGCGTCACGGTCGCCACGCTCGCGGCCCGTTCGCCAGCAGCAGGAGCGACGACGTTGGGATCATCTGCCGCGGCTGACTCCTCGGCTTGCGCGGCCGCTTCGCTGGCAGCGAGCGGACCGGCAGGCCCCCCGGCCGCCGGCCCGCTCCCCTGCCCTGCGAAGAACAACAAATACGTTCCGGCGCCGATGAGCGCCGCAGCCGCCACGGCGAGCAATGCTCTCCACGCTGGCCGCGATCGTTGCGTTGCTCGCGCCTCAACGGCATCCGCTGAGGCAACGCGCAATGATCCGTACGGCTCAGCCACTGCGTCATCCTCGATCGGCACCGTCGTATGGGCAAACGACCACCGCAGACTCGCCGTGTCTTGAATGTACTCGACGTACACCTCGCGGAGCGCGGGCTCGTCGTGCAATAGTTGCTTTAGCTCGGCAAGTTCCTCCGCCGTGGCGGCGCCGTCTAGCTTCGCCGCCACCAAATCATGCACGCGGCGGAATGCTTCGTCTTGTTCGTTCATCATGTCACCCCCTCCGCCGCCAACCGCCGACGGATGCACTTATGCAGCGACAATCGCACCCGTTGCAACGCCTTGTGGACCGACGCCGTGGTGCGATCGAGCGTCTCAGCCACTTGCTTGATCTTCGCCCCCTCGGCATAGCACCGTGCGAGCAACTCGCTTTGCCGCGGTTCGAGCGCCGCGACGCACTCGCGAAGCGCTTGGTGCCGGACGTCGGCCAGGGCGCTGTGGGCCTCAAACTCCTGAGCGATCAACTCTACGAGCGAATGATCGAAGAAGAGCCGGCTGCGGCTCACCCGCTTCCGCCACGACAGGATCTGGAAGTGCGCCACCCGCACGGCCCACGCCTCGAAATTGGTTCCGAGCTCGAAGCGATCGAACTCGCTCCAGAGCCGGATGTTCGTCTCCTGCAAAATCTCGTCGGCGTCGTTCCAGTTGGGGACGATGCCGAGGATATAGGCGTAGACGCGTCGCTGATGCTGAGTCAGCAGCCGCACGAACTCTTCGCGAGTCGATTCGGAGATCATCGACGATACCTGGTTAGCGCTAGACGAGTGGGAGAGGAGAGCTAGCTATTTTTCCATGGCCGAGCAGTGCGATTGTGGACGCCGAATCGCGCCAAGTCGTTTCGATTTGTCGCAAGTCGTTGAAGATCGGTCGCGAAGCGGCGAGCCGGCGTCCAGTCTGACCTCATCATCGCCACGGATTCGCTCGCTCGCCAAACCCTGCACAAATCAACGCAAGCCAAACCAGTACAACAACTTAGAGCCGCAATCTTCCGACGCCGCTGGCCCGTTTCAAGATTGCGAAATATTTCGCGTCCAGAAAGCTGCAGCCCTGGCCCTGAACTAACGTCCGCAATCTCCCGCATCGGCCGACTTCTCGGGGGCAGCCGACCGATCGGCGGGTCAGGACGGACGACGCTCTCTTCCACTTTTAAATGTTGCCGCATTCGCCGCGAGCAATTGGGCCCGCTTGAAGGAGCGGCCGCGTTGCCAGCGCCGCAGCGCCAACGATTCGTTCGGCCGCACTCGACGTTTCCC
This sequence is a window from Lacipirellula parvula. Protein-coding genes within it:
- a CDS encoding FecR domain-containing protein; protein product: MMNEQDEAFRRVHDLVAAKLDGAATAEELAELKQLLHDEPALREVYVEYIQDTASLRWSFAHTTVPIEDDAVAEPYGSLRVASADAVEARATQRSRPAWRALLAVAAAALIGAGTYLLFFAGQGSGPAAGGPAGPLAASEAAAQAEESAAADDPNVVAPAAGERAASVATVTRTIDAVWENEREFPELSRLQVGQEVALRSGQIELIFDTGVEVVVIGPAHFKVNSHESMFSDRGTISARVGAAGIGFTIDTPTARVIDLGTEFGVAIGDDGETEVAVFQGIVDLEYGSSPDADADRRRLNKGEALRVGANGRVDRVMAIASDRFPVSASVRPSDGPETPIIRDVTDNIRAGDSNKFYRIVRSGLHEDSPAFVDRDHQWNSLTDKGLPLDLEGAEYVMPFNDDKFHEDLAVWVDVGQPANFYVFYSDSMDPPQWLKDDFVDTGVDVGLDEAKSVYHKNFALGAGAGESVDMTFSVWKQEVREPRVVQLGSVNKHRATFGYNMYGIATAPLKAKPIAAEVVQ
- a CDS encoding sigma-70 family RNA polymerase sigma factor; protein product: MISESTREEFVRLLTQHQRRVYAYILGIVPNWNDADEILQETNIRLWSEFDRFELGTNFEAWAVRVAHFQILSWRKRVSRSRLFFDHSLVELIAQEFEAHSALADVRHQALRECVAALEPRQSELLARCYAEGAKIKQVAETLDRTTASVHKALQRVRLSLHKCIRRRLAAEGVT